Within Kutzneria chonburiensis, the genomic segment GACGTATCTGCGTGAGGGGCTGCGGTTCCTACGCCCGGACGCGCTGCGGCGGCGCGTGCGGGCGGTGTACCTGGGCGCGCAGCCGTGGTTGTCCCGGCTTGGCGGTCCGGTGGCGTTGCCGGCGCACCTGACGGAGCGCTACCTGGACGACTGCGTGCGGGCCGTGCGGACGCTGCGGCCGGGGCTGCCCGTGGTGGGCATGGTGCCGCCCGTGCACCGCGCCGCCGTGTACGGCTACGTGCACAGCGGCCGGCCGGCGGGGGAGGCGGCCGTGCGCAGGTGGGCGTTGCGGCACGAGGTGCCGCTGCTGGACCTGCCGTCGCTGATTGGTGAGCACGTGCGTGGCGGGCACGGCAATCCCGACGGCATCCACTGGGGATTCGACGCACATCGGGCCGTGGGCCAGGCCATGGCGGACACGGTCCGCCACCTGGACCCCGTCAACCCGTAGGCTGGGCGGCCGTGTCCGTCGCCGTCGTCACCGACTCCACCGCGTACCTGCCGGAAGGCTTCGCCGAGCGGCGCTCGGTGCGGGTGATCCCGCTGCACGTGCTGGTCGACGGGGTCGGGCGGCTGGACGGCGTCGACTTCGGGCCGGTCGAGCTCGCGGGGGCCCTCGGCGAACGGCGGACCGTCACCACGTCGAGGGCCAATCCCGCCGAGCTCGCCGCCGAGTACCGCAAGGCGTTGGAGGACGGCGCCGAGGCCGTCGTCGCCGTGCACCTGTCGGGGGAGCTGTCCGGGACGTGGAACGCCGCGTGGATGGCGGCCGAGGAAGTCGGGCCGGATCGGGTGCGGATCGTCGACTCGCGGTCCACCGCGATGGGGCTCGGATTCGCCGC encodes:
- the octT gene encoding diglucosylglycerate octanoyltransferase, whose amino-acid sequence is MNLLVVGDSLCFHGPVGPLAADDPRLWHSVAASSLGGSSELIAGFGWTARDAWWAVTGDPRFWAALARADVLVLAVGGMDTLPSPLPTYLREGLRFLRPDALRRRVRAVYLGAQPWLSRLGGPVALPAHLTERYLDDCVRAVRTLRPGLPVVGMVPPVHRAAVYGYVHSGRPAGEAAVRRWALRHEVPLLDLPSLIGEHVRGGHGNPDGIHWGFDAHRAVGQAMADTVRHLDPVNP